A single genomic interval of Gossypium raimondii isolate GPD5lz chromosome 11, ASM2569854v1, whole genome shotgun sequence harbors:
- the LOC105802382 gene encoding pentatricopeptide repeat-containing protein At3g26782, mitochondrial has product MGDWVIGAFINLFGSIAINFGTNLLKLGHNERERHSMMDGEGMAGKVPLKPIIYFQTWRVGILFFIIGNCLNFISFGYAAQSLLAALGSVQFISNIAFAYFVLNKMVTVKVLAATAFIVLGNFFLVAFGNHQSPVYTPEQLAEKYSNITFLLYCLILILVVALHHYIYRRGEIVLAVSGQDLRPYWNMLLPFSYAVVSGAVGSCSVLFAKSLSNLLRLAMSNGYQLHSWFTYSMILLFLSTAGFWMARLNEGLSLFDAILIVPMFQIAWTFFSIFTGFIYFQEYQVFDALRTTMFILGMVSVFAGISLLAPDEPRGGEVKDGSHPTSVLSSSNSTETDRFIFESEDAENKEMKSFTQLMVVKLTDILAKAKTTCSLSLGFGDDSINASAVLVMPMMSSKITGFRGSGFDRSRIFSLRNSSWSRVAMDEESAKMLNGDGKHYTVICMRSCRALQATAVVKSSLQLKLKTSTEDTCISLIKQCHTLKSLKALHASILRSLHLHLHSLTNLISHYASLGSISYAYTLFSHCNSFSNDAFLWNVMLRGLVDNAHYHRSFLLYTRMPYLHIAPDNFTFPFLLKACASLRILNLGSQLHAHAFLYGYSSHVFIANSLISMYAKCGLFPVSERVFDKMRQRSIVSWSAMIGACLQCGFHEQGLLLFTRMLDQGIKPNRASILNATACVRRENAAHQMHRVIMDNVLDNDQSVQNATMLMFARCGRIDLARSLFDGFTNKDLVCWASMIDAYARADLPLEALLLFNQMRLQCVLPDSITLLAVIQACSILASLHLARTLHAVIIRCFLECQLVLDTAVLDLYMKCGSLTYARKVFDNMKGRNIISWSTMISGYGMHGHGKEALHLFYQMKALIKPDHVTFVSILSACSHAGLINEGWKCFDSMVRDFGVTPTSEHYACMVDLLGRAGQLNQALEFIEKMPVRPEAGVWGALLGACRIHSNVELAEIAAKSLLNLDAENPGRYVLLSNIYASLGKRREAYRIRILMKSRGVKKKVGWTSIEIKGKMYTFVAGDRANPEMDLIYSELGKLMERIRQEGYIPDVSFVLHDVEGETKEMMLYAHSEKLAIVFGLIKLGHESSIRITKNLRVCGDCHTATKFISKVTGKEIVVRDSQRFHHFMNGTCSCGDYW; this is encoded by the exons ATGGGAGATTGGGTCATTGGAGCATTTATCAACCTCTTTGGCAGTATTGCCATCAACTTTGGGACAAACCTTCTTAAATTAGGTCATAATGAG AGGGAAAGACATTCCATGATGGATGGTGAAGGAATGGCTGGAAAGGTTCCATTAAAGCCTATCATATACTTCCAAACATGGAGAgttg GTattctatttttcattattGGAAATTGTCTAAACTTCATTTCCTTTGGTTATGCTGCTCAG TCACTTCTTGCAGCCTTGGGATCTGTTCAGTTTATATCCAACATTGCATTTGCTTACTTCGTCTTAAACAAAATGGTCACTGTAAA GGTACTGGCAGCCACTGCATTTATTGTTCttggaaatttttttcttgtcgCATTCGGCAACCATCAGTCTCCTG TCTATACACCGGAACAGTTGGCAGAGAAATACAGTAATATAACATTCCTTCTTTACTGTCTGATTTTAATCTTAGTTGTTGCACTACATCACTATATCTACAG GAGAGGGGAAATTGTCCTTGCTGTTTCTGGACAAGACCTTAGACCATATTGGAACATGCTGCTTCCTTTTTCATATGCTGTAGTTTCAGGAGCTGTAGGATCATGCTCAGTGTTATTTGCAAAATCTCT CTCTAACCTTCTAAGGTTGGCAATGTCCAATGGTTATCAGTTGCACAGCTGGTTCACAtactccatgatacttttatttctaagtaCAGCTGGATTTTGG ATGGCAAGGCTAAATGAAGGGTTATCACTCTTTGATGCAATCCTTATTGTTCCCATGTTTCAAATTGCTTGGACCTTCTTCTCCATTTTTACAGGATTTATATATTTCCAGGAATATCAG GTGTTTGATGCGCTGAGAACAACTATGTTCATACTAGGAATGGTGTCTGTGTTCGCAGGCATTTCTTTATTGGCACCTGATGAGCCAAGAG GTGGTGAAGTGAAGGATGGTTCACATCCAACTTCTGTTTTGTCTTCCAGCAATTCAACTGAAACAGACAG GTTCATCTTCGAATCCGAAGATGCAGAAAATAAAGAGATGAAATCATTTACACAACTAATGGTGGTGAAGCTCACAGACATACTTGCCAAGGCAAAG ACAACATGTTCGCTATCGCTAGGTTTTGGAGATGATTCTATCAACGCATCTGCGGTTCTTGTGATGCCTATGATGTCATCAAAGATAACAGGCTTTAGAGGAAGTGGGTTTGATCGGAGTAGGATATTCTCCTTGAGAAATTCAAGTTGGAGTAGGGTTGCAATGGATGAAGAGAGTGCAAAGATGTTGAATGGAGATGGG AAACATTACACCGTCATAT GCATGCGGAGCTGTCGAGCGTTACAAGCGACCGCCGTTGTCAAAAGCAGCCTGCAGTTGAAGCTGAAGACATCAACTGAAGACACATGCATCTCCTTGATCAAGCAATGCCACACGCTCAAGTCTCTTAAAGCCCTTCATGCTTCCATTCTCAGATCCCTCCACCTCCATCTCCACTCCCTCACCAACCTCATCTCCCATTACGCTTCTCTTGGCTCCATTTCTTACGCCTACACTCTCTTTTCCCACTGCAACTCCTTCTCCAACGATGCCTTCCTTTGGAACGTCATGCTGCGTGGCCTCGTCGACAATGCCCACTACCATCGCTCCTTCCTTCTTTATACCCGTATGCCTTATCTGCATATTGCGCCTGATAACTTCACCTTTCCCTTTCTTCTCAAAGCTTGCGCTTCTCTCCGCATTCTCAATTTGGGTTCTCAGCTTCATGCACATGCCTTCCTATACGGCTATTCCTCTCACGTCTTCATTGCTAACTCCCTCATTTCAATGTACGCCAAATGCGGCCTTTTTCCTGTTTCCGAAAGAGTGTTCGATAAAATGCGCCAAAGAAGTATAGTGTCGTGGAGCGCAATGATTGGAGCGTGCTTGCAGTGCGGTTTTCATGAGCAAGGGTTGTTGCTGTTTACCAGGATGTTGGATCAAGGAATTAAACCCAACAGGGCTTCTATTTTAAATGCCACGGCCTGCGTTAGGCGTGAGAACGCGGCTCATCAAATGCATAGAGTCATCATGGATAATGTACTTGATAATGATCAGTCCGTGCAAAATGCCACCATGCTTATGTTTGCTAGATGCGGAAGAATTGACCTTGCTAGAAGCTTGTTTGATGGGTTCACAAACAAGGATTTGGTTTGCTGGGCCTCAATGATCGATGCATATGCTCGGGCTGACTTGCCACTTGAAGCTTTGCTCCTCTTTAACCAAATGAGATTACAATGCGTCCTTCCCGATTCTATTACCCTTCTTGCCGTGATTCAAGCTTGTTCAATACTAGCTTCTTTGCACCTTGCACGAACCCTTCATGCCGTTATTATTCGTTGTTTCCTAGAGTGTCAATTAGTGTTAGATACTGCTGTCCTTGACCTTTACATGAAATGTGGGAGCTTAACGTATGCTAGAAAAGTTTTCGATAACATGAAAGGAAGGAATATCATCTCCTGGAGCACTATGATATCCGGGTATGGTATGCACGGCCATGGTAAAGAAGCACTTCATCTCTTTTATCAAATGAAGGCCTTAATAAAGCCAGACCATGTCACATTCGTATCAATATTGTCAGCATGTAGTCATGCCGGTTTAATTAATGAAGGATGGAAGTGCTTCGATTCCATGGTAAGAGACTTTGGGGTAACACCAACATCCGAACATTATGCATGTATGGTTGATCTATTGGGCAGAGCTGGGCAGTTGAACCAGGCCCTGGAGTTCATTGAAAAGATGCCTGTGAGACCAGAAGCTGGTGTCTGGGGGGCACTGCTTGGAGCTTGTAGAATTCATTCAAATGTAGAACTGGCAGAAATCGCTGCCAAATCGTTACTCAACTTGGATGCCGAAAATCCCGGAAGGTATGTTCTCTTGTCCAACATATATGCATCATtgggaaaaagaagagaagctTATAGGAttagaattttaatgaaaagcaGAGGTGTAAAGAAAAAAGTCGGTTGGACTAGTATAGAGATTAAGGGCAAGATGTATACGTTCGTGGCCGGGGATAGAGCAAACCCTGAAATGGATCTAATCTATTCAGAGTTGGGTAAACTAATGGAGAGGATTAGACAAGAAGGGTATATACCAGATGTAAGCTTTGTATTGCATGATGTGGAGGGGGAGACAAAGGAGATGATGTTGTATGCACACAGTGAGAAGCTGGCCATCGTTTTTGGGCTAATAAAGTTGGGACATGAAAGTTCGATTAGAATAACAAAGAATTTGAGGGTGTGTGGTGATTGTCATACGGCTACAAAGTTCATTTCCAAGGTTACAGGAAAGGAAATTGTGGTGAGAGATTCCCAGAGGTTCCATCATTTTATGAATGGAACTTGTTCCTGTGGAGATTATTGGTGA
- the LOC105802383 gene encoding uncharacterized protein LOC105802383, translated as MAKELGEEITKKPLIIAMKGHPGTGKSTLAHALASALKFPLVDKDDIRDSTFPLHQQPQGSHALLNHLSYEAIWRVASTQLHLGISVIIDSPLSHRTHLDRLISLAASAGARLLIVECRPSDEAKWRERLEGREKSWHKPTSWEELQELIKGYGGCTEYDVGDVPKMVVDTTAPNLGLEELVSSVVRFIASS; from the coding sequence ATGGCTAAAGAACTAGGAGAGGAAATAACTAAGAAGCCGTTGATAATAGCAATGAAAGGGCATCCCGGCACTGGCAAATCCACTTTAGCCCATGCCTTAGCCTCAGCCCTCAAATTCCCTCTCGTCGACAAAGATGACATCCGCGACTCCACTTTTCCGCTCCATCAGCAACCACAAGGTTCCCACGCCCTCCTCAACCACCTCTCCTACGAAGCTATCTGGCGAGTCGCCTCAACTCAGCTCCACCTCGGCATCAGCGTCATCATCGACTCTCCTCTCTCTCACAGAACCCATCTCGACCGTCTCATCAGCTTAGCGGCGTCGGCCGGAGCCCGCCTCCTGATTGTGGAGTGCCGGCCGTCGGACGAGGCCAAGTGGAGGGAGAGGCTTGAAGGGAGGGAAAAGAGTTGGCACAAGCCAACCTCTTGGGAGGAGCTTCAGGAGCTGATTAAGGGGTATGGCGGATGCACGGAGTACGATGTCGGAGATGTGCCCAAGATGGTGGTTGACACGACGGCGCCTAATCTAGGGCTGGAGGAGTTGGTTTCCAGTGTGGTGCGTTTCATTGCTTCTTCTTGA
- the LOC105800908 gene encoding uncharacterized protein LOC105800908 — protein sequence MAGIIYQLIASSTLLSLGLYHLICTTRNFLKSPQSYSAKPFYPFPFSSNLRLKHLPLYLLMLCLFIAFLHQSFISSDPDPLVKGRTPVYHFITLNSAAVLFLFLILSLSFFLSESTSLLPLPPDLFFAFASAIFFLHYSVSDGAASVQTSDLQAKCDSLSARVSALASLMCLILACQPKLFIAEVGLGASLCLQGLWVLQTGLSLYVEAFIPEGCHKLLDVVSGVEGSTKCDLDESRLRAVAILDLVFVVHVMFVIIFVMLTYAVVAKSVGVRRPGSYEPLPANASDSNHIQMKALAGTQA from the coding sequence ATGGCGGGCATAATATACCAGCTAATAGCCTCCTCCACGCTTCTCTCTCTGGGTCTTTACCATCTCATCTGCACCACCCGTAACTTCCTTAAATCCCCACAATCCTACTCCGCCAAGCCTTTTTACCCATTCCCTTTCTCCTCCAATCTCCGCCTCAAGCACCTTCCCCTCTACCTTCTCATGCTCTGCCTTTTCATTGCATTTCTCCACCAATCTTTCATCTCCTCCGACCCCGATCCCCTAGTCAAGGGCCGCACACCCGTCTACCACTTCATCACCCTCAACTCCGCTGCCGTTTTGTTCCTCTTCCTCATcctttccctttctttcttCCTCTCCGAATCCACCTCCCTCCTCCCCCTCCCTCCCGATCTCTTCTTCGCCTTTGCCTCCGCTATCTTCTTCCTCCACTACTCCGTCTCCGACGGTGCCGCCTCCGTCCAGACCTCTGATCTCCAAGCCAAATGTGATTCTTTGTCCGCCCGTGTTTCCGCTTTGGCTTCCTTGATGTGCCTCATCCTGGCTTGCCAACCCAAGCTTTTTATAGCTGAGGTCGGTTTGGGGGCGTCTCTTTGCCTCCAGGGGCTGTGGGTGCTGCAGACGGGGCTTTCACTCTACGTTGAAGCCTTTATACCCGAAGGCTGCCATAAGCTGCTGGACGTTGTGAGCGGTGTGGAGGGATCTACCAAATGCGACCTCGACGAATCCCGGCTCAGGGCTGTGGCCATTCTGGATCTGGTGTTCGTGGTTCATGTCATGTTTGTCATCATCTTTGTGATGCTCACTTACGCCGTTGTTGCTAAGAGTGTTGGGGTTAGGAGACCGGGATCATACGAGCCCTTGCCTGCCAATGCTTCTGATTCTAACCATATTCAGATGAAGGCTTTGGCTGGCACCCAAGCCTGA